In Cyprinus carpio isolate SPL01 chromosome B16, ASM1834038v1, whole genome shotgun sequence, the following are encoded in one genomic region:
- the LOC109065191 gene encoding uncharacterized protein LOC109065191, whose product MTTPFLPTDTRDLHHLSQRQLDTEMDQLMAHDPTQSYPHKELARITGTLAHLLIAQGRLSGKSYLDLEQEAATLRLQAEEARKHQAHTQSRLDKLLLETQDQHEKEDATDPGLQEEVDRLQNALENLRLDTDQREHLEREARERLEAKLRQAETLLERAEIELKERDAKAKAYENHLNMARAEIHDLTHEQKEETHSTEFPLASGPKPFSQELRAEKGSESLLFKMSPTSLHKPLSAAGEGKPFQKVLVTSHRHMAPKELDKLARNIPTFNPDPAGGHDIHAYLQDIDFHLQTVANVTTWDKLYLLRITSSREVRSFLDRQPETVKTDYQQLRKALVREFSDPESDQGLVTAMDLKQGRLETPPNFYNRLRRAYFGARNEPGMEEDINFRTLFLQNLHPTVSHHLGVLACPRSMSTQQLRDLAHKAYTKQKTVSEKTVKHPTICPVSESYSELTLEGAQPHHSYRPNNRESRPFQASRGQRGRGGARPRQQNDRSGGSWDRPRPSHNQKGEGTWEASRQLRNSRPTASRTPSPGSREGEHSQRDAWKFKAEPTSNKESAATSEAAELLNVLREFLKKKPHKEDKKDKPDTA is encoded by the exons ATGACGACCCCCTTCCTGCCCACAGACACCAGGGACCTGCATCACTTGAGCCAAAGACAACTGGACACTGAGATGGACCAGCTGATGGCACACGATCCGACGCAGAGTTACCCCCACAAAGAACTCGCCAGGATCACCGGAACCCTAGCTCACCTCCTCATCGCCCAGGGACGGCTCAGCGGAAAGAGCTACCTCGACCTGGAGCAGGAAGCTGCAACTCTAAGACTTCAAGCGGAGGAAGCCCGGAAGCATCAGGCTCACACCCAGAGCCGTCTAGATAAGCTACTTCTCGAGACCCAAGACCAGCACGAGAAAGAGGATGCCACAGACCCAGGGCTACAGGAGGAAGTAGACAGACTTCAAAATGCCCTGGAGAATCTTCGTCTGGACACAGACCAAAGAGAACATTTGGAGAGAGAAGCCCGAGAGAGACTCGAGGCAAAGCTCCGACAAGCTGAAACCCTCCTTGAAAGGGCTGAaattgaactgaaagaaagagatgctAAAGCTAAGGCCTATGAAAATCACCTGAACATGGCCCGAGCTGAAATCCATGATCTTACACA tgaacaaaaagaggaaacacacTCCACAGAGTTTCCCCTGGCCAGTGGACCCAAGCCTTTCAGCCAAGAACTTAGAGCTGAAAAAGGGAGTGAAAGTCTGCTTTTCAAAATGTCACCAACCAGCCTGCACAAACCCCTGTCAGCAGCGGGGGAGGGAAAACCCTTCCAGAAAGTCCTGGTCACCAGCCACAGACACATGGCTCCCAAAGAACTGGACAAGCTGGCTAGAAACATCCCTACGTTCAACCCAGATCCTGCAGGAGGCCATGACATTCACGCTTACTTACAGGACATAgactttcacttacaaactgtcgcCAACGTAACCACTTGGGACAAACTGTACCTGCTCAGAATTACGTCCAGTCGTGAGGTACGCAGTTTCTTAGACcgtcaaccagagactgtcaaaACAGACTACCAGCAACTGCGAAAAGCTTTGGTGCGTGAATTCTCTGATCCAGAATCAGACCAAGGGTTAGTAACCGCAATGGACCTCAAGCAAGGTCGACTTGAAACCCCACCAAATTTCTATAACCGACTGCGACGTGCCTACTTCGGAGCACGAAATGAACCAGGCATGGAGGAAGACATTAACTTCCGAACTTTGTTTCTTCAAAACCTCCATCCTACTGTAAGCCACCATTTGGGAGTATTAGCGTGCCCGCGTAGCATGTCAACGCAACAGTTACGCGACTTAGCCCATAAGGCTTACACCAAACAAAAGACTGTGTCAGAAAAGACTGTAAAACACCCAACTATTTGCCCTGTCTCTGAGTCCTATTCAGAATTGACCCTAGAGGGCGCCCAACCGCACCACAGTTATAGACCCAACAACCGAGAGTCAAGACCGTTccaagccagcagagggcagcgtGGTCGTGGTGGTGCCCGTCCGAGGCAACAGAACGACCGCTCTGGAGGATCCTGGGACCGGCCTCGCCCCTCCCACAACCAAAAGGGGGAGGGCACCTGGGAAGCCAGCCGGCAACTCAGAAATAGCCGACCTACAGCCTCCAGAACACCAAGCCCAGGGAGCCGGGAGGGGGAACACTCTCAACGTGATGCTTGGAAGTTCAAGGCTGAACCCACATCTAACAAGGAAAGTGCAGCCACGTCCGAAGCTGCAGAACTTCTGAATGTACTGAGAGAGTTCCTTAAAAAGAAACCTCACAAGGAAGACAAGAAGGATAAACCAGACACCGCATGA